Proteins from a single region of Ziziphus jujuba cultivar Dongzao chromosome 1, ASM3175591v1:
- the LOC107412241 gene encoding phosphate-repressible phosphate permease pho-4 isoform X2: MSMKNDLVSIELAIKTVGKWKETYQWIPILGAIAAIATAFSTGANNLPAPFSSPVGSGALTLLKASLMACAIYVPGAAFASNSSVNDLFSDFLQEHQPNEAFLMWSFVIVLTTTAIWLSLATCLELPVSSQQSIQGALLGTILVTEGFSFIPLWNKNNNHNFSVGGLLWIFLEWIVAPLLACFCAFLMFSALKAFLLRHENAKKRILVFLPIDYGVSAGLLCLFVMYQIIPNITTVYGWEVIVAVVGATLIGAALSLVLVVPLAIKKFDTIQKSKTKKKNTSLRHQSVDIRDQAHNTNTDTDAEVEDALKDFMQMRVLETVYEEDEQSWGSPNQIQDSELAQPVSLSITDQSASFKQLLESTRNHLVQTKNFQETRKTTPTENVSELFRYFAKSTFDPVTEYDRQTLVRHALAEKYDEMEELFSYPQLLASCIFALIQSASEIAAVVTPYGAIHEIFSHRAKYSGNGEDMESVNVAWWFRAIGGFGAALGYFLCGWRLTQCLGGKLTYMSNSRGLASQLSTVAAMILVNRIKLPVSSVHAFVGSLVGVGMADDPRVSLDWNFRESSILKRAGSSTHPSFLNWL, translated from the exons ATGTCCATGAAAAATGACCTGGTTTCCATTGAATTGGCCATTAAAACTGTTGGGAAATGGAAGGAGACTTATCAATGGATACCAATACTTGGAGCTATTGCTGCAATTGCAACTGCATTTTCGACTGGAGCCAACAATCTTCCAGCACCG TTTTCCTCACCGGTAGGATCTGGGGCTCTGACCCTTCTAAAGGCATCCCTAATGGCTTGCGCAATCTATGTTCCCGGAGCGGCTTTTGCAAGCAACAGCTCTGTTAATGATTTATTTTCTGAT TTTCTCCAAGAACATCAACCAAATGAAGCTTTCTTGATGTGGAGTTTTGTAATTGTTCTAACCACTACAG CAATCTGGCTTTCTCTGGCTACATGCTTGGAGTTACCAGTTTCGTCTCAGCAATCGATCCAAGGTGCACTATTAGGAACCATACTTGTCACTGAAGGCTTTAGCTTCATTCCCTTGTGGAATAAG AATAATAATCACAACTTCAGCGTTGGAGGACTCCTTTGGATATTCCTTGAATGGATTGTTGCCCCTTTACTTGCTTGCTTTTGTGCATTCCTCATGTTCAGCGCTTTGAAGGCTTTTCTTCTTCGCCacgaaaatgcaaaaaaaaggaTTCTTGTCTTTCTCCCAATTGACTATGGAGTATCTGCAGGATTGCTTTGCCTCTTTGTCATGTATCAG ATCATACCAAATATAACAACTGTCTATGGATGGGAAGTTATAGTTGCAGTTGTAGGCGCTACCTTGATTGGAGCAGCATTATCTCTA GTGTTGGTGGTTCCTTTGGCCATCAAAAAGTTTGATACAATCCAGAAGTccaagacaaaaaagaaaaacacatctCTGAGGCATCAATCTGTAGACATCCGAGACCAAGCACACAACACTAACACGGACACCGATGCAGAGGTTGAAGATGCCCTGAAAGATTTCATGCAGATGAGAGTCCTTGAAACTGTTTATGAAGAGGACGAGCAAAGCTGGGGTTCACCTAACCAAATCCAAGATTCTGAGCTTGCTCAACCAGTTTCTCTGTCTATTACAGATCAATCTGCTTCATTCAAACAACTGCTTGAGTCTACTCGGAACCATTTGGTTCAAACCAAAAACTTTCAGGAGACAAGAAAAACCACACCAACTGAGAATGTATCTGAGCTCTTCAGATATTTTGCAAAATCCACTTTTGATCCA GTAACAGAATATGACAGACAAACCCTTGTTCGCCATGCTTTAGCTGAAAAATATGATGAAATGGAAGAGTTATTCAGTTACCCTCAGCTTCTAGCTTCATGTATATTTGC GCTTATACAATCTGCTAGTGAAATTGCTGCTGTGGTGACTCCATATGGAGCTATTCATGAAATATTCTCACACAGAGCAAAATATTCTGGAAATGGGGAAGACATG GAATCAGTAAACGTGGCTTGGTGGTTTAGGGCGATTGGTGGATTTGGTGCTGCACTGGGTTATTTTCTCTGCGGATGGCGGCTGACTCAGTGTCTAGGAGGCAAGCTGACTTATATGAGCAACTCACGAGGATTAGCATCTCAATTGTCGACTGTAGCAGCAATGATCCTGGTAAATAGGATTAAGCTTCCTGTTTCAAGCGTTCATGCCTTTGTTGGATCTTTAGTAGGAGTTGGAATGGCAGATGACCCTCGGGTGAGTTTAGACTGGAACTTTAGAGAATCTAGCATACTAAAGAGGGCTGGATCATCTACTCATCCAAGCTTTTTAAACTGGTTGTGA
- the LOC107412241 gene encoding uncharacterized protein LOC107412241 isoform X1, translating to MSMKNDLVSIELAIKTVGKWKETYQWIPILGAIAAIATAFSTGANNLPAPFSSPVGSGALTLLKASLMACAIYVPGAAFASNSSVNDLFSDFLQEHQPNEAFLMWSFVIVLTTTAIWLSLATCLELPVSSQQSIQGALLGTILVTEGFSFIPLWNKNNNHNFSVGGLLWIFLEWIVAPLLACFCAFLMFSALKAFLLRHENAKKRILVFLPIDYGVSAGLLCLFVMYQIIPNITTVYGWEVIVAVVGATLIGAALSLVLVVPLAIKKFDTIQKSKTKKKNTSLRHQSVDIRDQAHNTNTDTDAEVEDALKDFMQMRVLETVYEEDEQSWGSPNQIQDSELAQPVSLSITDQSASFKQLLESTRNHLVQTKNFQETRKTTPTENVSELFRYFAKSTFDPVTEYDRQTLVRHALAEKYDEMEELFSYPQLLASCIFALIQSASEIAAVVTPYGAIHEIFSHRAKYSGNGEDMESVNVAWWFRAIGGFGAALGYFLCGWRLTQCLGGKLTYMSNSRGLASQLSTVAAMILVNRIKLPVSSVHAFVGSLVGVGMADDPRNVNWKLLLKFICGWVVTIIFCCGVAYVVFSASIHSPSYVVP from the exons ATGTCCATGAAAAATGACCTGGTTTCCATTGAATTGGCCATTAAAACTGTTGGGAAATGGAAGGAGACTTATCAATGGATACCAATACTTGGAGCTATTGCTGCAATTGCAACTGCATTTTCGACTGGAGCCAACAATCTTCCAGCACCG TTTTCCTCACCGGTAGGATCTGGGGCTCTGACCCTTCTAAAGGCATCCCTAATGGCTTGCGCAATCTATGTTCCCGGAGCGGCTTTTGCAAGCAACAGCTCTGTTAATGATTTATTTTCTGAT TTTCTCCAAGAACATCAACCAAATGAAGCTTTCTTGATGTGGAGTTTTGTAATTGTTCTAACCACTACAG CAATCTGGCTTTCTCTGGCTACATGCTTGGAGTTACCAGTTTCGTCTCAGCAATCGATCCAAGGTGCACTATTAGGAACCATACTTGTCACTGAAGGCTTTAGCTTCATTCCCTTGTGGAATAAG AATAATAATCACAACTTCAGCGTTGGAGGACTCCTTTGGATATTCCTTGAATGGATTGTTGCCCCTTTACTTGCTTGCTTTTGTGCATTCCTCATGTTCAGCGCTTTGAAGGCTTTTCTTCTTCGCCacgaaaatgcaaaaaaaaggaTTCTTGTCTTTCTCCCAATTGACTATGGAGTATCTGCAGGATTGCTTTGCCTCTTTGTCATGTATCAG ATCATACCAAATATAACAACTGTCTATGGATGGGAAGTTATAGTTGCAGTTGTAGGCGCTACCTTGATTGGAGCAGCATTATCTCTA GTGTTGGTGGTTCCTTTGGCCATCAAAAAGTTTGATACAATCCAGAAGTccaagacaaaaaagaaaaacacatctCTGAGGCATCAATCTGTAGACATCCGAGACCAAGCACACAACACTAACACGGACACCGATGCAGAGGTTGAAGATGCCCTGAAAGATTTCATGCAGATGAGAGTCCTTGAAACTGTTTATGAAGAGGACGAGCAAAGCTGGGGTTCACCTAACCAAATCCAAGATTCTGAGCTTGCTCAACCAGTTTCTCTGTCTATTACAGATCAATCTGCTTCATTCAAACAACTGCTTGAGTCTACTCGGAACCATTTGGTTCAAACCAAAAACTTTCAGGAGACAAGAAAAACCACACCAACTGAGAATGTATCTGAGCTCTTCAGATATTTTGCAAAATCCACTTTTGATCCA GTAACAGAATATGACAGACAAACCCTTGTTCGCCATGCTTTAGCTGAAAAATATGATGAAATGGAAGAGTTATTCAGTTACCCTCAGCTTCTAGCTTCATGTATATTTGC GCTTATACAATCTGCTAGTGAAATTGCTGCTGTGGTGACTCCATATGGAGCTATTCATGAAATATTCTCACACAGAGCAAAATATTCTGGAAATGGGGAAGACATG GAATCAGTAAACGTGGCTTGGTGGTTTAGGGCGATTGGTGGATTTGGTGCTGCACTGGGTTATTTTCTCTGCGGATGGCGGCTGACTCAGTGTCTAGGAGGCAAGCTGACTTATATGAGCAACTCACGAGGATTAGCATCTCAATTGTCGACTGTAGCAGCAATGATCCTGGTAAATAGGATTAAGCTTCCTGTTTCAAGCGTTCATGCCTTTGTTGGATCTTTAGTAGGAGTTGGAATGGCAGATGACCCTCGG AACGTGAACTGGAAACTCCTCTTGAAGTTCATATGTGGGTGGGTGGTCACCATAATTTTCTGTTGTGGGGTTGCTTATGTGGTTTTCTCTGCCTCTATTCACTCCCCATCTTATGTAGTACCCTGA
- the LOC107412241 gene encoding phosphate-repressible phosphate permease pho-4 isoform X3, which produces MSMKNDLVSIELAIKTVGKWKETYQWIPILGAIAAIATAFSTGANNLPAPFSSPVGSGALTLLKASLMACAIYVPGAAFASNSSVNDLFSDFLQEHQPNEAFLMWSFVIVLTTTAIWLSLATCLELPVSSQQSIQGALLGTILVTEGFSFIPLWNKNNNHNFSVGGLLWIFLEWIVAPLLACFCAFLMFSALKAFLLRHENAKKRILVFLPIDYGVSAGLLCLFVMYQIIPNITTVYGWEVIVAVVGATLIGAALSLVLVVPLAIKKFDTIQKSKTKKKNTSLRHQSVDIRDQAHNTNTDTDAEVEDALKDFMQMRVLETVYEEDEQSWGSPNQIQDSELAQPVSLSITDQSASFKQLLESTRNHLVQTKNFQETRKTTPTENVSELFRYFAKSTFDPVTEYDRQTLVRHALAEKYDEMEELFSYPQLLASCIFALIQSASEIAAVVTPYGAIHEIFSHRAKYSGNGEDMESVNVAWWFRAIGGFGAALGYFLCGWRLTQCLGGKLTYMSNSRGLASQLSTVAAMILNVNWKLLLKFICGWVVTIIFCCGVAYVVFSASIHSPSYVVP; this is translated from the exons ATGTCCATGAAAAATGACCTGGTTTCCATTGAATTGGCCATTAAAACTGTTGGGAAATGGAAGGAGACTTATCAATGGATACCAATACTTGGAGCTATTGCTGCAATTGCAACTGCATTTTCGACTGGAGCCAACAATCTTCCAGCACCG TTTTCCTCACCGGTAGGATCTGGGGCTCTGACCCTTCTAAAGGCATCCCTAATGGCTTGCGCAATCTATGTTCCCGGAGCGGCTTTTGCAAGCAACAGCTCTGTTAATGATTTATTTTCTGAT TTTCTCCAAGAACATCAACCAAATGAAGCTTTCTTGATGTGGAGTTTTGTAATTGTTCTAACCACTACAG CAATCTGGCTTTCTCTGGCTACATGCTTGGAGTTACCAGTTTCGTCTCAGCAATCGATCCAAGGTGCACTATTAGGAACCATACTTGTCACTGAAGGCTTTAGCTTCATTCCCTTGTGGAATAAG AATAATAATCACAACTTCAGCGTTGGAGGACTCCTTTGGATATTCCTTGAATGGATTGTTGCCCCTTTACTTGCTTGCTTTTGTGCATTCCTCATGTTCAGCGCTTTGAAGGCTTTTCTTCTTCGCCacgaaaatgcaaaaaaaaggaTTCTTGTCTTTCTCCCAATTGACTATGGAGTATCTGCAGGATTGCTTTGCCTCTTTGTCATGTATCAG ATCATACCAAATATAACAACTGTCTATGGATGGGAAGTTATAGTTGCAGTTGTAGGCGCTACCTTGATTGGAGCAGCATTATCTCTA GTGTTGGTGGTTCCTTTGGCCATCAAAAAGTTTGATACAATCCAGAAGTccaagacaaaaaagaaaaacacatctCTGAGGCATCAATCTGTAGACATCCGAGACCAAGCACACAACACTAACACGGACACCGATGCAGAGGTTGAAGATGCCCTGAAAGATTTCATGCAGATGAGAGTCCTTGAAACTGTTTATGAAGAGGACGAGCAAAGCTGGGGTTCACCTAACCAAATCCAAGATTCTGAGCTTGCTCAACCAGTTTCTCTGTCTATTACAGATCAATCTGCTTCATTCAAACAACTGCTTGAGTCTACTCGGAACCATTTGGTTCAAACCAAAAACTTTCAGGAGACAAGAAAAACCACACCAACTGAGAATGTATCTGAGCTCTTCAGATATTTTGCAAAATCCACTTTTGATCCA GTAACAGAATATGACAGACAAACCCTTGTTCGCCATGCTTTAGCTGAAAAATATGATGAAATGGAAGAGTTATTCAGTTACCCTCAGCTTCTAGCTTCATGTATATTTGC GCTTATACAATCTGCTAGTGAAATTGCTGCTGTGGTGACTCCATATGGAGCTATTCATGAAATATTCTCACACAGAGCAAAATATTCTGGAAATGGGGAAGACATG GAATCAGTAAACGTGGCTTGGTGGTTTAGGGCGATTGGTGGATTTGGTGCTGCACTGGGTTATTTTCTCTGCGGATGGCGGCTGACTCAGTGTCTAGGAGGCAAGCTGACTTATATGAGCAACTCACGAGGATTAGCATCTCAATTGTCGACTGTAGCAGCAATGATCCTG AACGTGAACTGGAAACTCCTCTTGAAGTTCATATGTGGGTGGGTGGTCACCATAATTTTCTGTTGTGGGGTTGCTTATGTGGTTTTCTCTGCCTCTATTCACTCCCCATCTTATGTAGTACCCTGA